From Aptenodytes patagonicus chromosome 1, bAptPat1.pri.cur, whole genome shotgun sequence, one genomic window encodes:
- the STX19 gene encoding syntaxin-19, whose amino-acid sequence MRDRLQELKLRAKELQIAGENNGATVQEEQEEFEQQAIIYENEPITERHLHEIQKLQNEINNLVEEVHKFSQQQKSLVSSMRRFSVLKKESNIAKEIKIQAEHIRKCLDELSKTVKKAENEHGPSRATVRILASQHAFLSQRYLNAMLSYNDAITAKQEKCRRFIARQLEVAGKEVSEEEVNDMLQQGKWEIFNENLLTEVKITKAQLSEIEQRHKELVNLENQIKDIKELFIQISLLVEEQGEMINNIEISMNNTQEYTQISTEKFGLAVKYRKRNPCKAVCCWCCRCCK is encoded by the coding sequence ATGAGAGACCGCCTCCAAGAGCTTAAACTGAGAGCTAAGGAACTACAGATAGCTGGAGAAAACAACGGTGCAACCGtacaagaagagcaggaggagttTGAACAGCAGGccattatttatgaaaatgagCCCATAACTGAAAGGCACTTGCACGAAATCCAGAAGCTTCagaatgaaattaataatttggTGGAGGAAGTTCATAAATTCagtcaacaacaaaaaagcctaGTATCATCAATGAGAAGATTCAGTGTTCTTAAAAAGGAATCTAAcatagcaaaagaaataaaaattcaagcAGAGCACATACGAAAGTGTTTGGATGAACTgtcaaaaacagtgaaaaaagctgaaaatgaacatGGGCCATCACGTGCCACAGTAAGAATTCTAGCTTCCCAGCACGCTTTCTTATCCCAGCGTTACCTAAATGCTATGCTCTCATACAACGATGCTATAACTGCTAAGCAAGAGAAATGCAGGAGATTTATTGCCCGTCAGCTTGAAGTAGCTGGTAAAGAGGTATCCGAGGAAGAAGTCAATGACATGCTCCAACAAGGAAAATGGGAGATTTTCAATGAAAATCTACTCACTGAAGTAAAAATTACCAAAGCCCAGCTTTCGGAGATTGAACAGAGACACAAAGAACTAGTCAATCTGGAGAACCAGATCAAAGATATAAAGGAACTTTTTATCCAGATATCACTTCTGGTGGAGGAGCAAGGGGAGATGATCAACAACATTGAAATCAGTATGAACAACACTCAAGAATACACTCAAATATCTACAGAAAAATTTGGGCTTGCAGTCAAGTATCGAAAAAGAAACCCTTGCAAAGCAGTATGCTGCTGGTGTTGTCGATGCTGCAAATGA